AAAAGGAGGGCTCTTTTTATGGATATCCCGCAGTACCGCAAACCGAGCATGCCCAACCAGGCGCCCTTTGAAGGGCCGGGCTTCTTTCTCAAGGGCAACCTGCACACCCACACCAGCCTCACCGACGGCGCGCTGGGCCCGCAGGAGGTGGTGGACATCTACCGGCGGGCGGGCTATGACTTCATCGCCCTTTCCGAGCACTTTCTCTATGTGCGCGGCGATCAGTACGCGCAAAACGGGATGCTGGTGATGCCCGCCATTGAGGTCAATTTTGACGACCCTGCGAACTACCACTATGATCACATTTTGGGCATCCTCGTGGAGCCGGACAAGGGGGGCTATCCCGACATGGCGCGCGTGGTACCCTATCCCCGCTACAGCGGCGCGGGCGTACAGCAGATAATCGACGAGCTGCACGCGCGGGGGCATTTCGTCATCTATGCCCACCCCCGCTGGAGCCGGCGGGACGTCTCGCAGATTCTGCACTACCAGCATTTGGATGCGCTGGAGATCTACAACCATTCGGCCGAGCACAACGTGTGCGCGGGCTACGCGGACCAATACTGGGATGCCTTTTTGCGCCGCAACCGGCGCCTGTACTGCACCGCGGCGGACGACGCGCACCATTTCAACGATGACCGGCTGGGCGGCTGGGTATGCGTCAAAGCCACCGAGCGCAGCCGCCAGGGCATCGCCCAGGCGCTGCGAAGCGGCCGTTTTTACGCCTCCAACGGGCCGGAAATCCACGATATCCGCGTGCAGGACGGCGTGTTTTCCGTGCGCTGCTCCGAGGCGCGCGAGATTCATCTGATCACCTATGAGTACTGGGGCCGCAACATCAAGGCAGCGCCGGGCGCGTACATTACCAGCGCCGAGATGCCCCTGCGCGGCGACGAGCTCTACGCGCGCGCAGAGGTGATCGACCACGCGGGGCGCAAGGCGTGGAGCCAGCCCCTCTACCTGTACTGATGGCGCGCGCAGCGCAGGCGGGCCTGCCTGCAAGCGACCTTTTTGTGCGCGCCGTCCAGGCGCTGCCCCCGCCGCCGCAGGACGCCGACAGCTACGTCTTTTCCCTGCCCGTGGTGCGGCATCTGGGCAAGGGCGCGTTTACCAGGCGCGTCACGCTGCTGGTGGGGGAAAACGGCACCGGTAAATCTACGCTGCTGGAGGCGCTGGCCTGCCACTGCGGCTTCAACGCCGAAGGGGGATCGCGCAACTTCAACTTTGCCACGCGCGACACCACCGCTCCCCTGTATCGCGCCCTGCGCGTAACGCGGGGGGCGCGCCGGCCGCGGGACGGCTTTTTCCTGCGCGCGGAGAGCTTCTACAACGTGGCGAGCGAGGTGGACCGGCTGGACGCCGAGGGCCCGCCCGGACTGCTGGAGCGCTACGGCGGCCGCTCGCTGCACGCCCAGAGCCACGGCGAGAGTTTTTTGGCGCTGATCCTGCACCGCTTCGGCCCCCAGGGGCTCTACCTGCTCGACGAGCCGGAGGCGGCGCTCTCCCCCGCGCGGCAGATGACGCTGCTGTACCGCATCCACCAGCTGTCCCAGAAGGGCTGCCAGTTTATCATCGCCACCCACTCGCCGATGCTGATGACGCTGCCCGATGCGGACATCTGGCTGCTGGAGGCGAGCGGCATCCGCCACGTGCCCTACACAGAGACTGAGCACTACCAGCTGATGCGCGCCTTTTTGGATCAGCCGCAGCGCATGCTCAAAACACTGCTTGCAGACGACTGACGCGTGAAGGGAGCTGCACACATGCAACAAACGTATACCATTGACCCCTGCAGCGGCCGGGCCATCGACGTGCGGGCAGGGCAGACGATCACGGTAACGGACGTATCCGGCGGCCAGGTGGCGGACTTTTTTGCCGAGGCGCTGGGAAACCCCGATGAATTTCTCTCCACTGGCGTGACGATCGACTGCAACGCGTCGCTCGCGCTTAGGGTAGGCGATTATCTCTATACCAACCGCTACCGGCCCATGTTTCAGCTGCTGGCGGACGACGTGGGCGCGCACGACTTGCTGCACCCCTGCTGCCGGCGCGAGATGTACGATTTCTTTTATCACAATGGCGAGGGCCACGCCAGCTGCCTGGACAATATCAACCATAGCCTGGGGGAGCAGCGCCCCATCATTCATCCCTGGAACATCTTCATGCATACCCGCGTTCTCCCAAACGGCGAAATCCGCGTGGAGGCCCCGCGCTCCAAGGCGGGCGCGTGCGTGGTGCTGCGGGCGGCTATGGACGCGCGGTTGGGCATCGCCGCATGCAGCGTGTGCGAGAGCAGCTGCAACAGCGGCAGGTGTACGGCCATCCAGGTGACTGTCTCGGACGCGCCCGGCGCTGGACAGGGGTGATCGCTGTGCAGGCGCGTGCAAGCGCGTCTTGACGCACGCCGGGGCCTGGCGCGCTTTATGGCGGCGATTGCCCCGCCTGCAGCAAGGCCAGCGCGCTCCGCGCATTTTTCAGCGCCGCCTCATGCGGCGATCAGGCGCTGTGCGCAGGCCCTTTGTCCGTTTTTTTCGCCTGCGCGCCCCTGTCGCGGTACAGATGGCGCGGGGGCTGACGTTCTCTTTTTTGTCCATCGCAGCCCAAATCAAATGCCCTGCGCCGCACGGAAGCGACGCAGGGCATTTTATATGTGCTTTTTACATATCTCTGTGTTATGCCGCGGGCATGGCGCGTCAGCCCTTTTTCTGCAGCTTTGCCCAGGTATCCTTTAAGTTGACAACGCGGTTGAACACCGGCGCGCCGGGCTTGGTATGCACGCTGTCCGCGCAGAAGTAGCCTGTGCGCAAAAACTGGAAGGTATCCCCCCCCTTGGCCTGGGCCAGCGCCCGCTCCACCATGGCGTTTTCCAGCACCTCGATGGAATCCTCGTTGAACAGATCCACCACGTCGGCATCCGCCGATTCGCTGGGGTCGCGCAGCAGCGCGTCGTAGAGGCGCACTGTGGCGGGCACGCACGTGCGGGCGTCTACCCAGTGCAGCGTGCCCTTGACCTTGCGGTTCGCACCTGGCATGCCGCTTTTGGATTCCATATCCACGCTGCAGCGGATTTCCTGCACCAGGCCCGCTTCGTCGAGCGTCACATCCTCGCACTTAATGATGTAGGCGCCCTTTAGGCGCACCTCCCGTCCGGGGGCCAGGCGGAAGAACTTGGGGGGCGGGTCCAGCGCGAAGTCCTCGCGGTCAATGTAGAGCTCCCGCGAGAAGGACACCATGCGCGTCCCCATCTCGGGGTTTTCCGGATTGTTCTCCATCGGCAGTATTTCTTCTTTATCCGCAGGATAATTTTCCAGCACCACCTTGACGGGGCGCAGCACCGCCATCAGGCGGGGCGCCTTGGCCTTGAGGTCCTCGCGGATGCAGTGCTCCAGCAGCGCTGCGTCCACCTCGGAGTTGGCCTTGGCCACGCCCACACGGCTGCAAAAGTCCCGGATGGCGCTCGCGGTGTAGCCGCGGCGGCGCATGCCGGCCAGCGTGGGCATGCGCGGGTCGTCCCAGCCCTCCACCTTGCCCTCCTCCACCAGGCGGCGCAGGTAGCGCTTGCTCATGGGGGTGCGGGTGATGTTCAGGCGGGCAAACTCGATCTGGCGGGGGGGCTGCGCGATGCCGCAGGCCTCCAGCACCCAGTCGTAGAGGGGCCGATGGTCCTCAAACTCCAGCGAGCAGAGCGAGTGGGTCACGCCTTCGATGGCATCCTCCAGCGGGTGGGCGAAATCGTACATGGGATAGATGCACCATTCGTCGCCCGTGCGGTGATGGTGCGCGCGCACGATGCGGTAGAGCACCGGATCGCGCATGTTCATATTAGGCGATGCCATGTCGATCTTTGCGCGCAGCACACGGGAGCCGTCGGGGTACTTGCCGGCGCGCATCTCCTCAAAGAGTTTGCGGTTCTCCGATGCGCTGCGGTTCCTATAGGGGCTTTCTTTGCCCGGCTCGGTCAGGGTACCGCGGTAGGCGCGCATCTGTTCGGCCGAAAGGTCACACACAAAGGCCTTGCCCGCCTCGATCAGCCCCAGCGCGTACTGGTAGAGCTGCTCGAAATATTCGCTCGCGTAGCACAGCTTGTCCCAAGCAAAGCCCAGCCATTTGACGTCTCCCATGATGGAGTCCACGTACTCGGTATCCTCCTTGCTGGGATTGGTGTCGTCAAAGCGCAGGTTGCACTTGCCGCCAAATTTCTCCGCGGTGCCAAAGTCCACGCAGAGCGCCTTGGCATGCCCGATGTGCAGGTAACCGTTGGGCTCGGGTGGAAAGCGCGTCTGCACGCGCCCGTCGTAGCGGCCCGAGGCGTTATCTGCCACAATCGCCTCTTCAATGAAGTTGGTGGGATGCATGGTCTCTGTCATGATCGTACTTGCCTGCCTTTCTATCCTTCTGCGCGCCCTCAAACGAAGGGAAGCGCGCCGTCTCTGCTGCTAGAGGATGGTGACGAGCATGTTCATGTTCTCGTCGGTGGTGATGCGGATGCGCTTCTCACGCTCCAGCGCCTTCATCATGTCGCTGAATTTGCGGTACCCGATGGCGCGCTCCTCAAAGCCGGGGAACGCCTCACAGACGCCCTCCTTGATGATGCTGGGGTTGACGCGCTCAAAGCCATCCGCCTTGAGCCTGTCCAGCACGCTCTGCACGCCCGCAATCCAGTTGGTGCGGTTGAGGGTGCCCTGCTGCTTGCCCTGCTCGCCCACGTAGCGCACCTTGAAGTTGTAGTGGTCCGTGGTGCAGCGGATGGTGGCGAACTTTTTTTCCAGCGAAAGCAGCAGCCGCCCGAAGGTGGACTCGCCGTAGGCCTTCTCATTAAAGTCGGGCCGCAGGCGCAGCACCACGTCCTTCAGCACGCTTGCCAGCATCCAGCCGTCGGTATCCGCCTGCTCGCGCAGGATGGTCTCGATGACGCGCATCAGCTCGGCCTCGTCCTCATCGTCCGAATCGGCGGCATTCTGGGGCACGGGCGCCTTGGGCGTCTTCTGGCGCACGGACTCCAGAAAGAGAAACTCGTTGCAGGCATTGATGAACACCGTGGACGCGCACTCGCTGCGGCTGATGCCCAGCACGTACTTGCCCATGGATTTGAGCCTGCCCACAAGGGGGGTAAAGTCGCTGTCGCCCGATACGATGCAGAAGCAGTCGATCAATGGGTTGGTGTAGGCCACCTCCAGCGCGTCCACCACCAGCTGGATATCCAGGCTGTTTTTCTGGCTGGTGCCGTAGCGCAGAGACGGGATGGCTGTAAAGGTGTTGGACAGCAACACCTCTTTGAGCTCCGCATAGCGGTCGCTGTAGCCGTAGACGCGGCCGATGAGGATATTGCCGCGGATTTTCAGCGTCTCGATGATGGTCTCCAGCGCCGAGCGTTTGCCGCCGGCGTTCTCCATATCGATGAGCACCGCAAAGTTTTTGCGGGATGCAGTTTGTTCCAAATTTCATTCTCCTCTGATAGGTACCAAAATATGTATACTCCGGCCCATTATTCTCTTTATTCTATCGGTTTTACCTGCGCTTTGCAAGCCGCCATGCGCGCGGCGTAGCCGATAGCCTCCACCAGGCTCTCGCTGGAGGCCACCCCTTTACCCGCCACGTCAAAGGCGGTGCCGTGGTCCACGCTCGTGCGGATGATGGGCAAACCAAGGGTAATGTTCACCCCGCGCACCCCGCCAAAGCCGCCGGCCGCCTGATCGTAGGTGAACCCCGCCACCTTGACGGGAATGTGCCCCTGGTCGTGGTACATCGCCACCACGCCGTCGTACTTTCCCCCCAGCGCCGCGGCAAACACCGTATCGGGCGGGATGGGGCCCTCCACGTCCATGCCCCCTGCCCGCAATGCGGCCACGGCCGGCGCGATCTGTTTGATCTCCTCATCCCCGAACAGGCCGTCCTCCCCCGCGTGGGGGTTGAGCCCCGCCACCGCCAGATGGGGATGGGAGACGCCCAGCGCGCGGCAGGCATCAAAAAGCAGCTCGGCCACGCGCACCACGCGCGCCTTTTGCACCGCGTCGCACGCCGCGCGAAGCGACCTGTGCGTGGAGACGTGCGCCACGCGCAATTGTCCCTCGGCCAGCATCATGCACGTATCCTGCGCGTGGCACAGCGCGGTGAAGATCTCCGTGTGCCCCGGGTAGGGGCAGCCCGATGCGTGCAGCGCCTGCTTGTTGAGCGGCGCGGTGACGCACGCATCCAGCGCGCCTGAAAGCGCCCAATCGATCGCATGGGCGATGGCGCTGTACGCGCCCGCGCCCGCGCGGGCGCTGACCACCCCTTGCGCGGGCAGCCCCTCATCAAAGCAGGCGATATCTGCCACCGGCAGCGTGCCCGGTACGTAGACAAGGTCCTTTGGCGCGTCCGCCGTCACCATGGCAAGCGCGCTGCCTGTCTGCGCAAGCGCCCGCGCCATCGCGCGGGCGTCCGCCACCACCACCGGATGGCACGCCTCCCACACGCACGGCTGCTCCAGCGCCCGCACAATGATCTCCGGACCGATGCCCGCCGCGTCCCCCATGGTGATGCCCAAGCGCGGTTTGTCCATCATCCTTTCCCCCTTTACGCCTTGAATGCCCCCGCGGACAATGATAGAATAAATACAATCTTCTACATTATACCGCACATGCAGCGCACACGGGATATTTTTTGTCGGGACTTTTCTTCTACATGGTTTTTTGTGCGCGTGCGGCTATACTCTGTGGAAACACCCCAATACAAAGCAAATGCTATCAAAAAAGAGAGGTGTCTTTTCGCATGCCAGAACTATCGAGTGTTATCAACAGCCCGTTTCTGTTCGTGCTGGCGGGCATCGTCTGCGTGTTTGTGATCGCGCAGTCGCTGTTCTTCGGCGTACGGGCCTACCGCAAGGGGCTTGCCATGGGCATGGAGAAAAAATCCATGAAGCGTGTCATCCGCTCCGCCGCCATCTTCAGCATCGTCCCCTCGATCCCCATCCTGATCGGCCTTTTGACCATGGTCAAGGCGCTGGGCCTGCCTCTGCCGTGGGTGCGTCTGTCCATCGTCGGATCGGTCTCCTACGAGCTGATCGCCGCGGATCTGGCCGCCAAGGGCATGGGCGCGCCGCTGGGCATCGCGGATGCAAGCTTCAACGCCCAGGGCTTCGCCGGCGCGGCGTGGATCATGACCATCGGCATCATCTGGGGCCTGCTCTGCTGCATCTTTTTGATGCCCAAGGTTCAGGGCGGCGTCAAAAAAATCCAGCAGAAGGACAATGCCTGGGGCACGATCCTGTTCGCCTCCCTGTTTATGGGCATGGTGTGTGCGTTCCTGGGCCAGGGCCTGGCCTCCGGCTGGGTGGGCATCATCACCATGGTGGTGGCCGCGCTGCTGATGTTCCTGCTGGAGCGCTTGAGCAAGGTCAAAAAATTTGAATGGGTGGGCTCCTTTGCGCTGTCCATCTCCATGGTGTGCGCCATGGCCCTGTCCATCCCGCTGACGACCTGGCTCGGTTAAAGGAGGTGCGCTTATCATGGCAAAAAAGTCTGTACAAAAAACCGTGATCCAAGATCCCTATGAAATGGCGACCCACCGCGTGGGGCGCGTGTGGTGCATATTGGCGCTGCTGGTGATGTTTATGGTGCCTGCAGGCATCTCCCTGCGCTACAACCTGTGGCCCCCCATCGGCGCGCTTGCAAGCGGCCTTTTGAGCGTGGTTGCGGTGTACCTGCCCATCGCGATCGTGGAGTTTATGACGTACGCGCCCATGCTTGGCAGCGGCGCCTCCTATCTGGTGTTCGTCACCGGCAATCTGACCAATCTAAAGATTCCCTGCGCCTCCATGGCCATGGACATCGCCAAAGCCGGCCCGGGCACCCCCGAGGGCGAGATCGTCTCCACGCTGGCCATCTCCGCCTCCTCCATCGTGACCACAGTGATTATCGCGCTGGGCGTAATGCTGATCGTGCCGCTGCAGCCCATTCTCAATTCGCCGGTGCTCAAGCCCGCGTTTGACAACGTGTTACCCGCGCTCTTTGGCGCGCTGGGCTACCAGATCATCTCCAAAAACCCCAAGCTGGCCATCGTGCCCGTCATATTGATGGTGATCATCTTCCAGATCGCGCCCAGCGCCAACATCGGCGTGCTGATCCCCATCTCGGTGCTTGCCACCATCGGCGCCTCGCGCATCCTCTATAAAA
Above is a window of Maliibacterium massiliense DNA encoding:
- a CDS encoding glutamine--tRNA ligase/YqeY domain fusion protein, giving the protein MTETMHPTNFIEEAIVADNASGRYDGRVQTRFPPEPNGYLHIGHAKALCVDFGTAEKFGGKCNLRFDDTNPSKEDTEYVDSIMGDVKWLGFAWDKLCYASEYFEQLYQYALGLIEAGKAFVCDLSAEQMRAYRGTLTEPGKESPYRNRSASENRKLFEEMRAGKYPDGSRVLRAKIDMASPNMNMRDPVLYRIVRAHHHRTGDEWCIYPMYDFAHPLEDAIEGVTHSLCSLEFEDHRPLYDWVLEACGIAQPPRQIEFARLNITRTPMSKRYLRRLVEEGKVEGWDDPRMPTLAGMRRRGYTASAIRDFCSRVGVAKANSEVDAALLEHCIREDLKAKAPRLMAVLRPVKVVLENYPADKEEILPMENNPENPEMGTRMVSFSRELYIDREDFALDPPPKFFRLAPGREVRLKGAYIIKCEDVTLDEAGLVQEIRCSVDMESKSGMPGANRKVKGTLHWVDARTCVPATVRLYDALLRDPSESADADVVDLFNEDSIEVLENAMVERALAQAKGGDTFQFLRTGYFCADSVHTKPGAPVFNRVVNLKDTWAKLQKKG
- a CDS encoding AAA family ATPase; its protein translation is MEPAPLPVLMARAAQAGLPASDLFVRAVQALPPPPQDADSYVFSLPVVRHLGKGAFTRRVTLLVGENGTGKSTLLEALACHCGFNAEGGSRNFNFATRDTTAPLYRALRVTRGARRPRDGFFLRAESFYNVASEVDRLDAEGPPGLLERYGGRSLHAQSHGESFLALILHRFGPQGLYLLDEPEAALSPARQMTLLYRIHQLSQKGCQFIIATHSPMLMTLPDADIWLLEASGIRHVPYTETEHYQLMRAFLDQPQRMLKTLLADD
- a CDS encoding DUF5058 family protein, with translation MPELSSVINSPFLFVLAGIVCVFVIAQSLFFGVRAYRKGLAMGMEKKSMKRVIRSAAIFSIVPSIPILIGLLTMVKALGLPLPWVRLSIVGSVSYELIAADLAAKGMGAPLGIADASFNAQGFAGAAWIMTIGIIWGLLCCIFLMPKVQGGVKKIQQKDNAWGTILFASLFMGMVCAFLGQGLASGWVGIITMVVAALLMFLLERLSKVKKFEWVGSFALSISMVCAMALSIPLTTWLG
- a CDS encoding CehA/McbA family metallohydrolase, with amino-acid sequence MDIPQYRKPSMPNQAPFEGPGFFLKGNLHTHTSLTDGALGPQEVVDIYRRAGYDFIALSEHFLYVRGDQYAQNGMLVMPAIEVNFDDPANYHYDHILGILVEPDKGGYPDMARVVPYPRYSGAGVQQIIDELHARGHFVIYAHPRWSRRDVSQILHYQHLDALEIYNHSAEHNVCAGYADQYWDAFLRRNRRLYCTAADDAHHFNDDRLGGWVCVKATERSRQGIAQALRSGRFYASNGPEIHDIRVQDGVFSVRCSEAREIHLITYEYWGRNIKAAPGAYITSAEMPLRGDELYARAEVIDHAGRKAWSQPLYLY
- the pdxA gene encoding 4-hydroxythreonine-4-phosphate dehydrogenase PdxA, with product MMDKPRLGITMGDAAGIGPEIIVRALEQPCVWEACHPVVVADARAMARALAQTGSALAMVTADAPKDLVYVPGTLPVADIACFDEGLPAQGVVSARAGAGAYSAIAHAIDWALSGALDACVTAPLNKQALHASGCPYPGHTEIFTALCHAQDTCMMLAEGQLRVAHVSTHRSLRAACDAVQKARVVRVAELLFDACRALGVSHPHLAVAGLNPHAGEDGLFGDEEIKQIAPAVAALRAGGMDVEGPIPPDTVFAAALGGKYDGVVAMYHDQGHIPVKVAGFTYDQAAGGFGGVRGVNITLGLPIIRTSVDHGTAFDVAGKGVASSESLVEAIGYAARMAACKAQVKPIE
- a CDS encoding urea carboxylase-associated family protein, which produces MQQTYTIDPCSGRAIDVRAGQTITVTDVSGGQVADFFAEALGNPDEFLSTGVTIDCNASLALRVGDYLYTNRYRPMFQLLADDVGAHDLLHPCCRREMYDFFYHNGEGHASCLDNINHSLGEQRPIIHPWNIFMHTRVLPNGEIRVEAPRSKAGACVVLRAAMDARLGIAACSVCESSCNSGRCTAIQVTVSDAPGAGQG
- a CDS encoding NYN domain-containing protein, translated to MEQTASRKNFAVLIDMENAGGKRSALETIIETLKIRGNILIGRVYGYSDRYAELKEVLLSNTFTAIPSLRYGTSQKNSLDIQLVVDALEVAYTNPLIDCFCIVSGDSDFTPLVGRLKSMGKYVLGISRSECASTVFINACNEFLFLESVRQKTPKAPVPQNAADSDDEDEAELMRVIETILREQADTDGWMLASVLKDVVLRLRPDFNEKAYGESTFGRLLLSLEKKFATIRCTTDHYNFKVRYVGEQGKQQGTLNRTNWIAGVQSVLDRLKADGFERVNPSIIKEGVCEAFPGFEERAIGYRKFSDMMKALEREKRIRITTDENMNMLVTIL